The Glycine soja cultivar W05 chromosome 6, ASM419377v2, whole genome shotgun sequence genome has a window encoding:
- the LOC114415710 gene encoding LOB domain-containing protein 15-like: MSRERERFDEIGKKIKRERDVSSQMGRRHMLGPPGTLNTITPCAACKLLRRRCAQECPFSPYFSPHEPQKFASVHKVFGASNVSKMLMEVPECQRADAANSLVYEANVRLRDPVYGCMGAISALQQQVQSLQAELNAVRGEILKYKLREANMIPSSHHVGMLPSSGAVSIAAPPPPPPPPPPPPPPPSLPLPLTSPSSSIYIQHRDPTTYTTISSDNISYFG; the protein is encoded by the exons ATGTCCAGAGAAAG GGAGAGATTTGATGAGATAGGGAAGAAGATCAAGAGGGAAAGAGATGTTTCATCTCAAATGGGAAGAAGACACATGTTAGGCCCTCCAGGAACCCTAAATACTATCACCCCTTGTGCAGCATGTAAGTTGTTGAGAAGAAGATGTGCCCAAGAATGTCCCTTTTCTCCATATTTCTCTCCCCATGAGCCTCAAAAGTTTGCTTCTGTCCACAAAGTCTTTGGTGCCAGCAACGTCTCAAAGATGCTCATG GAAGTACCAGAGTGTCAAAGAGCTGATGCTGCAAATAGTCTAGTTTATGAGGCTAATGTGAGGCTAAGAGATCCTGTGTATGGATGCATGGGTGCAATTTCTGCTTTGCAACAGCAAGTACAATCTTTACAAGCTGAACTTAATGCAGTGAGAGGTGAAATACTTAAATACAAACTCAGGGAAGCTAACATGATACCCTCCTCTCATCATGTTGGAATGCTCCCTTCATCTGGGGCTGTTTCAATTGCTGCtccaccgccgccacctcctccaccaccacctcctcctcctcctccttctcttcctcttcctctaaCTTCCCCCTCCTCTTCCATATACATCCAACATAGGGATCCCACCACTTATACCACAATTTCAAGTGATAATATCTCCTattttggttga